The following proteins come from a genomic window of Rhodoligotrophos sp. CJ14:
- a CDS encoding Lrp/AsnC ligand binding domain-containing protein, giving the protein MKPFFVQIKCALGKAYTVATAIADAEIASEIYSTAGGYDLLVKFYLSEGEDIGHFINEKLHTIPDIVDTYTIITFRAF; this is encoded by the coding sequence ATGAAGCCGTTTTTCGTCCAGATCAAATGCGCCCTCGGCAAGGCCTACACAGTGGCCACCGCCATCGCGGATGCGGAGATTGCCTCGGAGATCTATTCAACCGCCGGCGGCTATGATCTTCTGGTCAAGTTCTACCTTTCCGAAGGAGAGGATATCGGGCACTTCATCAATGAGAAACTGCACACTATTCCCGATATCGTCGACACCTACACGATCATCACCTTCCGCGCCTTCTGA
- the thiD gene encoding bifunctional hydroxymethylpyrimidine kinase/phosphomethylpyrimidine kinase — protein sequence MAIAIALTIAGSDSGGGAGIQADLKTFSALGVYGASVITAITAQNTKAVTGVSDVPVDMVTAQIDAVFEDLDIAAVKIGMLSRADTIAAVADGLRRHRPRHVVLDPVMVAKSGDRLLQREAIDALCHELLPLADLVTPNLPEAAVLGDWRGEISEADMPAIAQAVRDRGARAVLLKGGHLGGPESPDLLLTQEASQTFRAKRLATENTHGTGCTLSSAIAALLARGASLHEAITDAKAYLAGAIAAADRLKVGHGHGPVHHFHAVWGAE from the coding sequence ATGGCCATCGCGATCGCTCTCACCATTGCCGGGTCGGATTCGGGCGGTGGCGCCGGAATTCAGGCGGACCTCAAGACCTTCTCCGCGCTCGGGGTCTATGGCGCCTCGGTGATCACCGCGATCACCGCGCAGAACACGAAGGCGGTGACGGGCGTTTCCGATGTGCCGGTGGATATGGTGACGGCGCAGATCGATGCGGTGTTCGAGGATCTCGATATCGCAGCCGTGAAGATCGGCATGCTGAGCCGCGCCGATACAATCGCGGCCGTGGCCGACGGGTTGCGCCGCCACCGGCCGCGGCATGTGGTGCTCGATCCGGTGATGGTGGCCAAAAGCGGCGACAGGCTGCTGCAGCGCGAGGCCATCGATGCGCTCTGCCATGAGCTTCTTCCCTTGGCCGATCTCGTCACGCCCAATCTTCCCGAGGCGGCGGTGCTGGGGGATTGGCGCGGTGAGATCAGCGAAGCCGATATGCCGGCCATCGCCCAAGCGGTGCGCGATCGCGGGGCGCGGGCCGTGCTGTTGAAGGGGGGGCATTTGGGTGGACCTGAAAGCCCCGATCTCCTGCTGACACAAGAGGCCAGCCAGACATTCCGAGCAAAGCGTCTTGCGACCGAGAACACCCATGGAACCGGCTGCACGCTGTCATCCGCCATTGCCGCGCTGCTTGCCCGGGGGGCATCGCTTCACGAAGCGATCACGGACGCCAAAGCTTATCTTGCCGGCGCCATTGCCGCAGCGGATCGGCTCAAGGTCGGCCATGGTCATGGGCCGGTTCACCACTTTCACGCAGTATGGGGCGCTGAGTGA
- the purB gene encoding adenylosuccinate lyase, giving the protein MIPRYTRPEMASIWSPETKFRIWFEIEAHALNAMAELGLVPREAAETVWEKGSSATFDVARIDEIEREVKHDVIAFLTHLAEIVGPEARFVHQGMTSSDVLDTCLNVQLVRATDLLLSDMDALLAALKRRAIEHKHTPVIGRSHGIHAEPTTFGVKLATFYAEFSRARERLLHAREEVATCAISGAVGTFANIDPRVEEHVAAAMGLKPEPVSTQVIPRDRHAMYFAILGVIASSIERLATEIRHMQRTEVLEAEEYFSPGQKGSSAMPHKRNPVLTENLTGLARLVRSAVVPAMENVALWHERDISHSSVERGIAPDATVHLDFALVRLTSVIDRLVVYPENMQRNLDHLGGLVHSQRVLLALVAAGAQREDAYRLVQRNAMPVWRGEGNFLDLLEKDPEVSALLDDSQLEELFDLGYHLKHVDTIFARVFGQ; this is encoded by the coding sequence ATGATCCCCCGTTACACCCGCCCCGAAATGGCTTCGATCTGGTCGCCCGAGACCAAATTCCGCATTTGGTTCGAGATCGAGGCACATGCGCTCAATGCCATGGCGGAGCTGGGCCTGGTGCCCAGGGAGGCGGCTGAAACGGTCTGGGAGAAAGGCAGCAGCGCTACTTTCGACGTCGCGCGGATCGATGAGATCGAGCGCGAGGTCAAGCACGATGTCATCGCCTTCCTGACCCACCTCGCCGAGATCGTTGGGCCTGAGGCTCGTTTCGTGCACCAGGGCATGACCTCCTCCGACGTGCTGGATACCTGCCTAAACGTTCAGCTGGTGAGGGCAACCGACCTCTTGCTCTCCGATATGGACGCGCTGCTCGCGGCCCTGAAGCGGCGCGCCATCGAGCATAAGCATACGCCGGTGATCGGCCGCAGCCACGGCATTCATGCCGAGCCCACCACCTTTGGCGTAAAGCTCGCCACCTTCTATGCCGAATTCTCCCGCGCCCGCGAGCGCCTGCTCCATGCCCGGGAGGAGGTTGCCACTTGCGCCATCTCCGGCGCGGTCGGCACATTCGCCAATATCGACCCGCGGGTAGAGGAACATGTCGCCGCCGCCATGGGCCTCAAGCCGGAGCCGGTCTCAACCCAGGTGATCCCGCGCGACCGGCATGCGATGTATTTTGCGATCCTTGGGGTGATCGCGAGCTCGATCGAGCGGCTGGCAACCGAAATCCGCCACATGCAGCGCACGGAAGTGCTCGAGGCCGAGGAATATTTCTCGCCTGGCCAGAAGGGCTCCTCCGCCATGCCCCATAAGCGCAACCCGGTCCTGACCGAAAACCTCACCGGCCTTGCGCGTCTGGTCCGCTCCGCCGTCGTGCCGGCCATGGAGAATGTGGCGCTGTGGCACGAGCGCGATATTTCCCATTCCTCGGTTGAACGCGGCATCGCCCCGGACGCCACCGTCCATCTCGATTTCGCGCTCGTCCGGCTCACCAGCGTCATCGACCGGCTGGTGGTCTATCCCGAAAACATGCAGCGCAATCTCGACCACTTGGGCGGCCTCGTCCATTCCCAGCGGGTGCTCCTGGCGCTAGTTGCCGCTGGTGCCCAGCGCGAGGATGCCTATCGCCTGGTCCAGCGCAATGCCATGCCCGTCTGGCGGGGTGAGGGAAACTTCCTCGATCTCCTCGAGAAGGATCCGGAAGTCTCTGCCTTGCTTGATGATTCACAGCTCGAGGAATTGTTTGACCTCGGCTATCACCTCAAGCATGTCGACACGATTTTCGCGCGGGTCTTCGGCCAATAG